From Streptomyces sp. SCSIO 75703:
CGACGGAGGCGGAGCCCTCCGCCACGTCCCAGCTCAGGGCGCTGTTCGACCGGCCCCGCCTCTCCCCCGGCCAGCGGCGCATCGCGCAGTACCTGATCGCGCACCTCACCGAGGCCGCGTTCCTGTCGATCACGGATCTCGCCGACCGGGTCGGGGTGAGCCAGCCGTCGGTGACCCGGTTCGCCTCGGCGGTCGGTTTCACGGGGTACCCGGCGCTGCGGGAGCGGCTCCAGGCGATGGCCCTGGGCGGCCGGTCCGCCGCCGGCCCCGAGGAACACCGCGGCAACGAGCTCCAGGCCGCCGTCGACGCCGAGATGGCCAACCTGGAGGAGCTGCGCCGCGACCTCGCCGATCCCGACCGGGTCATCGGGGCCGGCCGCGCGCTCGCCGGGTCCACCCCGCTGACCGTGCTCGGCCTGCGCATCTCCGTCTCGCTCGCCGAGTACTTCGCGTACGCC
This genomic window contains:
- a CDS encoding MurR/RpiR family transcriptional regulator, with protein sequence MPSSQRARAEASAITSGRATEAEPSATSQLRALFDRPRLSPGQRRIAQYLIAHLTEAAFLSITDLADRVGVSQPSVTRFASAVGFTGYPALRERLQAMALGGRSAAGPEEHRGNELQAAVDAEMANLEELRRDLADPDRVIGAGRALAGSTPLTVLGLRISVSLAEYFAYAARRVHPDVRLVTRGGSVAYDALLQSREAGGTWVLAFSMPRHAHETLEAVRMARGAGLKVVLVTDLALGPVADEADVAFATGTGSRLVFDSYAAPGVMCAALLQAMADADPERTRARLEDYERAAERHQFFLRD